In Thiofilum sp., the genomic window TGGTTAAAATTTAAGAGTAATAAGGGCTGTAAAGCGACGCGCTCACCATTAGGGTAGACATTGCTGATTGCCACGGGTGGAGTGCTAAAACTAGCATTAAAGGCTTGTTTTAACACATCACCATTAGCAGAGGGGGTATTAGCAGGAACAATCAATTTAAAGCTGGTTGCTAGGGGTAAACGCTCTGCTTTAGGGGTAAAGACTAGCGTTTTAGTATCTAGCCAACGCCATTCGCCCTCTATTTTAGGTAATAACTGTGCAGGCGCGGATTGTGCTGAGGCATCCTCCCCTGAGGTCACAGCCACCATCGGCTGATTAAAAGTAATACTGACTTGCTTGATTGAGTCTAACTCATCACCACTAGGACTAAAGCGTAACACATTGAGTTCAGTTACTTTAGGAGTGGCTGGGGGCGCGATTGAAGCGGCTTCGGAGGCTGGGAACGGTTGATTAGTAACTGGAGTGGCTGGAACAGGTTTAGGCTGGTTAGGTAATTTAAATTCTGTTGTGATTGCTTTGGGCAGAGGCGGTAAACGTTCTAGTAGAGTTTTAGTTTGTTCGGGTGTTAATAATTCGGGCTGAGTAATGGAGAGTTCTTCAGTAGCGGGGGCTTGGCTTGGAATTTCTTGCAGTTGCGCAGGAAACTCATCCCACTTAGGCAATTCTCGAATGGGTTCCAGCGAAGTGGCTTGAGCGTGTGACATCATCAGTACCCCCACTATTAATAATAGCCATTGTTTCATTACTCATTACCCTAGTGATGTTGATTAAGAAGAGTATATGCCGACTCGGTATAGAAGTGGTTAAATCATTTAAATGAATTTAACCTAAATTGCTATCAGGATAGAGTACTTACTAGCTAATAAGTTCTTAAAAGTCTGAGTAAGTTTGATATTGAGCTAATACCCATTCTTTAATGTAGACCAAATCATGAGTATCTAGCCATTGAATAAAATCCTGCTGTTCTGCATTGCCTTGTTCACGCAAATACTTCATAAAAGCCCCTAATGCTTTGCCCTCTAAACCTATCCAGCTTTGTATCAGTTCACCATTAAATTTTTCATGGACACGCTTACGTTGTTCATTGAGAGCTAATAGTTGCTCATATTGAGGTTTAGCATGCGGAAACCACTCAAAGGCGCGTTGTAAAAACTGCTCTTTAAGCTGTCTACCCCCATGCTCACGCAGAGTATCCCAAGGATAAGCATTTAAATGATCTTGAGTGTCTAACCATTTTAATAAGGCATTATAAGTAGAGCGCTTTTTATCGCGGATGCGTGAAGCATGGTTACGATTGTCTAATAAATAAATAGCTTTATTGAAATAAGGCGAGGAAGCAGCAAAACGAAAAATATCCTCTAGAGTATCAAACCCTTGCAAAAAAAGCTCACGATCTAGTTCGGCAAATGCTAATATGGTTTTAATATCTTTGGAGAGGCTAATGACCCCTAATATATTATTGCCATCACGTACAATCAGAGTTAGTCCATCATGTCCGTATTTAAATCCCATTTTATGATAGAGCCTACCGATAATATTGCCTAGATCATTCCATGCAAAATAGTGTAATGAAATATCAAAATCCTCATGGGGTGAACCAATAATATCAATTTGGAATTGCTGATAGTCAAAGGAGTAGACATTAGTATTACGTACTAATTCATTGGGCTGAAAGCGAGTTTTAATATAGTCACTCAAATGAATCGTGAGTTGATCGGTATCCATGAGAATATCTAGGTCACCAAATGAGGTTTTGGCTCGATAGGCTGGAATGGCGGCGATTTTACGCTCTGGAAAGTCAATGCGTAGTTGGTTGAGCACTTGTGTGCACAGTGCCTCATACTCAGCACGTTCATAACGGCGAGTAACTGTGTTTTTTAAGGCTTGACCACCCATATAGAATTTCCTGTGATTAGGCTAAGAATTGAGTATAGAGGTGGTTTTAGTATGGAGGGTCTACCATTTGTCTTATTCATACATTGGTCATTAAGTGTAAAGGTCAGTATTAAGTCTATTGTGGGTTAGCGCGGCGTATAAGCGAAGTGTCCATTATAAGTTACTAGGTATTATATGAATACTGAAGCGATTGACCCTAAGTACTCTGAGCTAGATTTACAGACTACCGATAACTTAGTAAGTACCTTTATTGATGATCAATTCTTGGCAATTCAAGTGGTTAAGCATGCGCAGGCTGCAATCGCTCAAGCCGTAGATGCGGCAGTTCAGCGTTTAGAGCAGGGGGGGCGCTTGATCTATGTGGGAGCGGGTACGTCGGGACGTTTAGGAGTATTAGATAGCACAGAATTATTACCGACCTTTTCTTGGCCTGCTGAGCGTGCTGTCGGTGTGATGGCAGGGGGTATCAGTGCTTATTTAAAAGCAGTGGAGGGAGCGGAGGATGATACCGAGTCAGCGCTTCAGGCTTTAACGGCTATTGAGCTTAAAGCACAGGATGTGGTTATTTTGCTTGCGGCTTCGGGTAAAACTCCGTTTACGGTGCGTGCCTTATATCATGCACGTAGCCTAGGTGCTCTCACTATTGGTATAGCTAATAATCCTAATACAGCTCTTATCAATGAGGCAGAAATTGGTGTTTTATTGGCAACCGGTGCAGAGGTGATTGCTGGTAGCACACGCCTTAAAGCGGGAACCGCACAAAAGGTAGCATTAAACACCTTATCTAGTGCCATTATGGTGAAGCTGCATAAGGTGTATGGCAATCTCATGGTCGATATGCAGCCGACCAATCACAAATTAGCACAACGGGCGCTGCGTATTGTTATGGCTGCAACAGGCGCTGATCAGATGAGTGCACAACGAGTGTTAGGTGCAGCCGATCATAATGTTAAAGCCGCTATCGTGTCATTACTAACACACTTAGAGCCATCTGTCGCCCGTGAGCGTTTAATAAAGGCAAGAGGTAATATACGCCAAGCGTTGGCTCAGTAATGCTTTTAATAACTATCTAGATGAACCCTAAAGTCACAGACCGTTCCTAGCCTTAATCCACTCGTCGTTCCGGTTTATCAATCAATAAAATCACTTTATCATGATGGCGATATTCAAAGCCCTACTGATTTTGACATACTGCTCTCTATAGAAAACAGCCACTCAATACCAAGCTGTAATCAAAACAACTAATTGAAATGAAAAAGATTTATAGAGGTAGATAACATGTCACTCAGCTTAATTACTAACTTACTCGGCGGCTTAACTGGTAATAGCAGTGTTTCCGGTTCGAGCAGTACACAATCCAGCGCTAGTGGCTTAGGTTCCTTATTTTCTTCTAGCTCAGGAAGTGGCGGCGGATTATTAGGTGGTTTATTAAGTCCAGTAATGAATATCGCTAGTGGCTTACTAGGTGGGATTTTAGGCGGTGGGTCAGGTGGTTCTGCGTCTACCGGAGCTAGCACCACTACTACCACAACACGTCCCACTGTGACAAGTAACTATACCTATACGCAGCCTAGTTTAACAGGCAGCTACACAGGATTAAGTGGATTAACAGGCTTGAGTGGTTTGAATGGCTTAACAGGTTTAAATAGTGGTTATTCCCTAAGTACCCAATATCCTAGCTCTTCCGGCTTTAACTATTATGGTTTTCAACCCATGCCTATGAATTTCAGCTATCTGACACAACCTAGCGTGCTCAATAGCAGTTATTACACTATGTCCCCTTGGAGTGGTGGTTTTAATTACAACGCCATGAGTAATGGGGGCTATTATCAAACCCAACCCGCACTGCAAGGGGGTTTTAGCTATACCAGTACAGCTCAACCCAATACCAGTGTAACCACGAGTCATAATCACGGCACTACTACGAGCACCACGGCTGGCAGTGCAAATAACTCCTTAGGTGGTTTAGGCAGTCTGTTAAGTGGTTTGTTAAATATTATCTAATTTCCTTCCTCTAAGTACTTCGTGTAGAACCGTTCTAAGGCTAGTCTTTAGAACGGCTTTTTATTTGAAATTAAAGCCTTTAAATCCAATAGCTTAGGGGTTTATTGATACCACGAAAAGCCGAAAAGCAGGAAAAAGCGATCCGTTTGCCACCTTGTCCCTTATTAACAGCATGTACTTTACTAGATTGAAATAAGATCAATTCGCCTGCCTGTGGCGTTAGGGTAGCAGCTACTGGAGGCAGTTTGGCGCGGTCATAAAAGTCATGTGTGCCTGTATACAGTGTATTAGCGACCTCATCGTCAGGGGCATAATCCCATAACTCCAACTCCCCACCAGTTTGGAAGTTTTGTATATATAGATTAATTGCTAGTTGGCTAATAGGGTGCTCATGCTTGGGCAGTTGGGGTATATCACGATGGAGTAAATCTTGATGCGGTGAGAAGGCTTGGTGCTCATGCAAAATTCTTATCAGTCCGGGCATCATTAATTTATCTGATAATTGCTGCGGTTTAGCACCATGCGGCCAAGCTTGATCTAAAACCTGTAAAAAGTCCCGTAAGGGATTAGCGGCAGGCTGACAGAGCTGATCCATGTCATATAAATGAAAATGTGCTTGTCTAAAATATTGATCAATTAATTTAGCATTAAAACGAGTTTCAAAGTAGGAGAGACCAAAGCGATAAATATCAAGCTCTGGAGCATTATCATATTTGCTGATTTTGTTAGAGTGTTGATCTAGATTGCTTTGTAATATTTGACATTGGTCAATAGAGTAAAAATCAGGAATTCTTATGGCTAATATATCACCATATAATAATTGATTTAACAAATGGAAGGTAAGTTTTTTGGTGGTAATAATAGGGTTTGATTTTTCTAGAAGATGATTTTTGTCATCAGTAGATCGAAAAAAGCGCGGGTCCAGTTGTGCTAAATCACTCATAAATATAGTTCTCCTTATTGACCAGACTTATTGTATTGAATTAAGTCTAGTCAAGAGAAATTACGAGTTTTTATAGCCGTCCTAAAGTAAATTTAATTATAAACCTTTTGCGATTTCTATTATGCTTGCAAGTGTAAAAGATGTTATTTTTTATTAATTAAAACCTAAATTGGTACTATTAGTTTAATTAAATAGAGTGGCTTTTTTCTTCATGAGTATTTATTGCTGATAATTGAGAGGGTAAAGTTATGGGTTTGATTTGTGCAGACAGCTCATTACGCTTACGCATCATTTTATCGGCATACATAGCCTGATCAGCAAATTCTAGTAGTTGCTCCAAGTTATCACCATGCTTGGATAAATAAGACACACCAATACTGCTAGATAAAGTATGTTGGATACCGTCAATAGTCATCGGATGCATCATATTAGTGACTAAACGAGTAATAAACTCGGTAACTAATTGATAATTAGCGTATTCCAATTGACCTAGTAAGATAACAAACTCATCCCCACCAAGGCGTATCACTAAATCATCTTGCCTAGCAGCAGAGCGGATACGTTTAGCAAAAATAGTCAATGCCATATCACCTACGTGATGACCATAGGTATCATTAATGGCTTTAAATTTATTAAGATCACAAAATACTAGAGCAAGATCTTGATTCCGAGCTTTGGTTTCTTGCAGGAATCTAGGAAATTGTTGCTCTAAATAAGCTCGGTTATGAACCCCTGTCAGTGGATCATGAAAAGCTTGATTGATGGCTTTCTGTTCAGCCGCCCGCATTTTCTCGTAGAAATCTTTTAAGACGATTTTAACTACTAAAGTGGTAATAATAATAGATAAAGTTGAGCAAAGTAGAAAGCCAAATGGTCCAACGACAGGATTATATCTAAAGAAAGGATAGTCAAACCAGTGCAGTCCACTGGTGATTAAACAAGCTCCTAAAATATTGCGCACGATTCTTTTTTCTTTATTTTCTTTAATAAAGATATAGCCTAAATGTAAATTGAGCACACCAATATAAAGAGCTAGAATAGTATTAGACACAAAGAACATAGGCCAGACAAGGCTAAAAGCCATCAGGAGAGAGGCTACTGTACCAGTAAGATACAGTAAAAACTCTTGGCGTACAGGTTTTTCTAGTCGATGATGCCCACCAATATACAAAAATACTGCCCAGAATAACAAGGCTATATTATAAATAAGCTCAGCATGTTTGGGGTAGGTGGCATTATAAAACAATAGACCCATATAGCCGATAGCACCTGCTAAAGCGGCTAGTCGCCAAGAGTCTACCCCTTGAGGAGTATCTGCTACGTCTCTGGATAGCCATAACAATAAGAAGCTTGCCAGATAGCTAATAATTCCTATCACTAAGATGAGGCTCATCATTTCTGCCATAAAAAACTCGCCTAGATGTATCTATCAATTAATTTTTATTATTAGGGAGTGATTATAATAGAATAAGTACGATTTATGTTAAAAACTAGGACTAACGGAAAACTAATATCTTGTTGCGATTGAATGGTTTAATCTATCTTGCATTAGCTGAAGTCAATTAAAATTATTTATTTGCTTAGGGGGGCTGAACCTTAGCTGTCCTAGATCAGTTAGCTGAGTGGAGCGGTTATCTTGAAGGGCGGTACAGAGAGACACTTGAAACTTAGAGGGGCTTATAGGCTTGTTTGAAAAATAATACTAAGAATCTCTGTACACGACAATTCGCTTAACTCATTGAATCTTTTTCAAAAGAAAATCGCCTGAGTTTCATCCGTCCATCCTCGATCGCCATGAATTGTGGTGGACAAAGGAACAGAAGCAGCAGCCTAAGCCTATCCACTTTTTCCCGTACCCTTCCATTCAATAAATCGGTCAAGTAGTCCAAGCCGTAACGGAAGACACTTTGCTCTTTGCGTCCATGTTTTTCGTCTTCAAAGGCTTGACGGCTTTTTCCTTCCATTCGCCGACTTTGTGCGCCCAACAGAAGCCAATGGCAAGCAACGCCATCATCTTTTTGATGCGAGGGGTTTGGTGAAGTGAGTGGCTTCCATGTGAAAACCACGCCCTTTCAAGCATTGGAACAGGTTTTCAATTTCCCAACGTAGCCGATAAGTGCCAATGGGATCAGCCGTGTAGTGGTTGCTGGCGATAATCAACAACTCACCACTGGGCAGCTTTGAGCCACTGAGCCAAACCCATTCCCCGCTAACGTCGCGACGGTGACGGAGAACGCGCCGTTTACCCGGCTTGAGGTTGGCAAACAGCGAGCGGACATGCGCCTCTTTTTTGTGTTTGTCGGTCATCAACTGATTACCCTTGATACGAATCAAGTAGGGAATCTCTTTGGAAGACAACCACTTCCACCATTGACCACCAATAAACTCACGGTCAGCCAACACACCCAAGATGTTGTTGCGCCCGAATTGGCTGATAAATCGTTGCAGCAGGGCAATACGTTCACGTTGGTTAGAATTACCGCGTTTGTTCAACACCATCCAGTAAACGGGGATAGCCGCACCTTGGTAAACAACCGCCAAAGTCAGGAGATTGAGGTTGGATTTGCCCCATTTCCAGTTGGTTCTGTCGAGTGTGAGGTAGTATTGTTGACCACTAAAGGCGAACATTCCCATAAGAAAATGGGCAATGTCATTGTAATTAAAGAACACTTGGCTAAAAAAGCGTTGCATCCGTCGATAGCGGGAACCAATGTCGGTGTCAGAATCTATGTGTACCGCCAACAACGCCAAATTCATTTGTCGCGCACTCAGCAAAGTATGCAGCATTCCCACAAAACAATCCAAACGGGGCTTGCCCCAACTCAAGTGGGCTTTTAAACTGTCACGTAGTCCATCGCTCAGATCCATTTTGCTCTCCTGTGTGGTAACTAGAGAGTAAAACATAGGAGCGGTGGACTTTCACCATCTCCATGACAAACATGCTAAATCAATAAGTTAGTGGTTTTGTCGTGTACAGAGACTAAGAATACTATTTTTGCTTGAGAATTTTTATCAATAAATAAGTGAGCTAAAACAGATAAGTGCTTTAAAAATAATTCCTACTAAGCAGTAAGTGATAACTTAGTGCTAGAGGGAGACGAATCCTTTAATCTGATGCGCTTGGACTTAGCTAGGAAAGTATCATAAATGACTATTTTTAATTATGGTTCGATTAATATTGATCATGTCTATCGAGTGCCGCATTTGGTACAACCCGGTGAGACCCTCGCAAGCTCATCGTACCAAGCCTTATTGGGGGGTAAAGGCGCTAATCAATCAGTGGCTTTAGCTCGTGCTGGAGCTAAGGTGCGTCATATCGGGCGTTATGGTGAGAATGATCAATGGGTACTAGAGCGCCTTGAGAGCTTTGGGGTTGATTGTCATTTGGTTGCAGCGACTAATACGCCGAGTGGTCATGCCATTATTCAAGTGGATGATCAGGCAGAAAATTGCATTATTCTGTATGCAGGCGCTAACCATACTTTTCAACCGCAAGAGTTACCTCATTTATTAACAGAAGCGCAAAAAGGCGATTGGTTACTGTTACAAAATGAATGTAGTTGCACCGCTGAAATGATGTCATTGGCGGCACAACACGGTTTAAAGGTCGCCTTTAATCCCGCACCTATGACCGAAGCGGTAGCACAATTACCCTTAGAGTCACTTAGTTTATTAGTCGTGAATGAGGTAGAAGTGTTGCAGCTATTACAATTAGAGCATTTTGATTTGAGCCAAGTGACTGAGCGCCTAACGACTCATTATCCAGCACTAGCAGTGATTGTGACGCTTGGGGCGAAAGGAGCAGTATGGGTAGATCAGTATCAAGTGATTGAAGTCCCTGCCTTACCCGTCAAAGCGGTGGATACTACGGCTGCGGGTGATACTTTTATTGGTTTTACTTTAGCTGCTTTAAGTCAGGGACGCGGTATTCAATATGCTTTAGAGCTAGGTTGTAAAGCAGCAGCGCTGTGTGTACAACGAGTCGGGGCGGCACAAAGTATTCCGAGCTTAGAAGAGGTGTTGGCATGAGTCATAAGGTGATTTTAGATACTGATCCGGGAATTGATGATGCGATGGCACTATTTACGGCTTTAGCGCATCCTGCGATTGATTTAATAGGTGTTACCACTACCTTTGGGAATGTGGCG contains:
- the murQ gene encoding N-acetylmuramic acid 6-phosphate etherase; this translates as MNTEAIDPKYSELDLQTTDNLVSTFIDDQFLAIQVVKHAQAAIAQAVDAAVQRLEQGGRLIYVGAGTSGRLGVLDSTELLPTFSWPAERAVGVMAGGISAYLKAVEGAEDDTESALQALTAIELKAQDVVILLAASGKTPFTVRALYHARSLGALTIGIANNPNTALINEAEIGVLLATGAEVIAGSTRLKAGTAQKVALNTLSSAIMVKLHKVYGNLMVDMQPTNHKLAQRALRIVMAATGADQMSAQRVLGAADHNVKAAIVSLLTHLEPSVARERLIKARGNIRQALAQ
- a CDS encoding 2OG-Fe(II) oxygenase translates to MSDLAQLDPRFFRSTDDKNHLLEKSNPIITTKKLTFHLLNQLLYGDILAIRIPDFYSIDQCQILQSNLDQHSNKISKYDNAPELDIYRFGLSYFETRFNAKLIDQYFRQAHFHLYDMDQLCQPAANPLRDFLQVLDQAWPHGAKPQQLSDKLMMPGLIRILHEHQAFSPHQDLLHRDIPQLPKHEHPISQLAINLYIQNFQTGGELELWDYAPDDEVANTLYTGTHDFYDRAKLPPVAATLTPQAGELILFQSSKVHAVNKGQGGKRIAFSCFSAFRGINKPLSYWI
- a CDS encoding diguanylate cyclase — encoded protein: MAEMMSLILVIGIISYLASFLLLWLSRDVADTPQGVDSWRLAALAGAIGYMGLLFYNATYPKHAELIYNIALLFWAVFLYIGGHHRLEKPVRQEFLLYLTGTVASLLMAFSLVWPMFFVSNTILALYIGVLNLHLGYIFIKENKEKRIVRNILGACLITSGLHWFDYPFFRYNPVVGPFGFLLCSTLSIIITTLVVKIVLKDFYEKMRAAEQKAINQAFHDPLTGVHNRAYLEQQFPRFLQETKARNQDLALVFCDLNKFKAINDTYGHHVGDMALTIFAKRIRSAARQDDLVIRLGGDEFVILLGQLEYANYQLVTEFITRLVTNMMHPMTIDGIQHTLSSSIGVSYLSKHGDNLEQLLEFADQAMYADKMMRKRNELSAQIKPITLPSQLSAINTHEEKSHSI
- a CDS encoding IS4 family transposase — encoded protein: MDLSDGLRDSLKAHLSWGKPRLDCFVGMLHTLLSARQMNLALLAVHIDSDTDIGSRYRRMQRFFSQVFFNYNDIAHFLMGMFAFSGQQYYLTLDRTNWKWGKSNLNLLTLAVVYQGAAIPVYWMVLNKRGNSNQRERIALLQRFISQFGRNNILGVLADREFIGGQWWKWLSSKEIPYLIRIKGNQLMTDKHKKEAHVRSLFANLKPGKRRVLRHRRDVSGEWVWLSGSKLPSGELLIIASNHYTADPIGTYRLRWEIENLFQCLKGRGFHMEATHFTKPLASKR
- a CDS encoding ribokinase, whose translation is MTIFNYGSINIDHVYRVPHLVQPGETLASSSYQALLGGKGANQSVALARAGAKVRHIGRYGENDQWVLERLESFGVDCHLVAATNTPSGHAIIQVDDQAENCIILYAGANHTFQPQELPHLLTEAQKGDWLLLQNECSCTAEMMSLAAQHGLKVAFNPAPMTEAVAQLPLESLSLLVVNEVEVLQLLQLEHFDLSQVTERLTTHYPALAVIVTLGAKGAVWVDQYQVIEVPALPVKAVDTTAAGDTFIGFTLAALSQGRGIQYALELGCKAAALCVQRVGAAQSIPSLEEVLA